In one Nicotiana tomentosiformis chromosome 6, ASM39032v3, whole genome shotgun sequence genomic region, the following are encoded:
- the LOC104111809 gene encoding GDSL esterase/lipase At5g03980-like, producing the protein MATLSVTRISLSLSLITLTAFFFTPSTAQTKCNINSVYQLGDSLADAGNVIRTPGASIIFRADRSPYGSTFFNRPTGRFSNGRVIIDFITQSLQLPFLNAYLDRGAAFTQGVNFAVAGGTALNTSFWTARNIRLPTWNTPLANQLGWFKTHLQSTCGSRCADSLKNTLIVMGEWGGNDYYNGFFQNKQIPEVRTYVPNVVAGIMRGIKDVIQLGATRFLVPGIYPLGCLPLYLTSFPDNNTGAYDQMGCLRNYNDFASYHNRYVSRAIANLQREFPNVSIVYGDFYGSLLTVMRSASSFGFDQNTLLSACCGTGGRYNFNFRTVCGAAGINVCSNPARYVHWDGIHLTDEAHRRMTDILVNDMLSKFRCAV; encoded by the coding sequence ATGGCTACTCTTTCCGTAACCCGAATTTCCTTGTCCCTTTCACTCATTACTTTGACAGCTTTCTTCTTTACTCCTTCAACTGCCCAAACTAAATGCAATATTAATTCAGTGTACCAACTCGGCGATTCTCTGGCCGACGCCGGTAATGTTATCCGTACACCCGGCGCCTCCATCATTTTCCGCGCCGACCGCTCTCCTTACGGCTCTACTTTCTTCAACAGACCCACTGGCCGTTTCTCAAACGGCCGTGTCATTATCGATTTTATTACCCAATCTCTCCAACTCCCTTTCCTCAATGCTTACTTGGACAGGGGTGCTGCTTTCACACAAGGCGTTAATTTCGCCGTGGCCGGTGGTACGGCCCTCAACACTTCCTTCTGGACTGCCCGAAACATTCGGTTGCCCACTTGGAACACCCCGCTCGCAAACCAATTAGGTTGGTTCAAAACTCATCTTCAGTCCACCTGTGGCTCCAGATGTGCAGACTCTCTCAAAAACACTCTGATAGTTATGGGGGAATGGGGTGGAAATGATTACTACAATGGGTTTTTCCAGAACAAGCAGATCCCAGAAGTTAGGACATACGTCCCTAACGTTGTCGCGGGGATTATGAGAGGCATCAAAGATGTGATTCAGCTCGGAGCCACGCGCTTTTTGGTTCCAGGAATTTACCCACTCGGGTGCTTGCCGCTGTATCTCACATCATTTCCTGATAATAATACAGGCGCGTACGACCAAATGGGTTGCTTGAGGAACTACAATGACTTCGCTTCGTATCATAATAGATACGTGAGCAGGGCTATCGCGAATCTGCAGCGCGAATTCCCGAATGTTAGCATTGTGTACGGGGATTTCTATGGTTCCCTTTTGACAGTTATGCGCAGTGCTTCTTCCTTTGGATTTGACCAGAACACGTTGCTTAGTGCATGTTGTGGAACTGGAGGGAGGTATAACTTTAACTTTAGGACCGTGTGTGGAGCTGCTGGGATCAATGTTTGTTCGAATCCGGCTAGATACGTGCATTGGGATGGAATTCATTTGACAGACGAAGCTCATCGTCGTATGACAGACATTCTTGTCAACGACATGTTGTCCAAATTCAGGTGTGCTGTTTAG